The Agromyces mariniharenae genome includes a window with the following:
- a CDS encoding endonuclease/exonuclease/phosphatase family protein, translated as MKVVSYNLRKHRAVNELAALDERYSPDLICLQECDTNDLPQHIGHLELASSTSGNRLGLAVYYRPDRYEFRIVRSFALKKSLHDHLLRPAHERLVGVRLLDLEHDREVVVASFHAAPLTALNSLRRHQIKSALAQLQILGPNLPTLMVGDYNYPVFKDNLAEKVREVGYELTLSDASTYTRYKFFRGHFDLATSVGLDIRRVETLPRGSSDHLPILVDADYAGAVVQPEDVVI; from the coding sequence GTGAAGGTCGTCAGCTACAACCTCAGGAAGCACCGCGCGGTCAACGAGCTCGCTGCGCTCGACGAGCGGTACTCGCCCGACCTCATCTGCCTGCAGGAGTGCGACACCAACGACCTCCCGCAGCACATCGGCCACCTCGAGCTGGCGAGCTCGACGAGCGGCAACCGGCTCGGCCTCGCGGTGTACTACCGGCCCGACCGCTACGAGTTCCGCATCGTGCGCAGCTTCGCGCTGAAGAAGTCACTGCACGACCACCTGCTGCGCCCGGCCCACGAGCGGCTCGTCGGCGTGCGCCTGCTCGACCTCGAGCACGATCGCGAGGTCGTCGTCGCCTCGTTCCACGCGGCGCCGCTCACGGCCCTGAACTCGCTGCGCCGCCACCAGATCAAGTCGGCGCTCGCGCAGCTGCAGATCCTGGGGCCGAACCTGCCGACGCTCATGGTCGGCGACTACAACTACCCGGTCTTCAAGGACAATCTCGCCGAGAAGGTGCGCGAGGTCGGCTACGAGCTCACGCTGAGCGACGCGAGCACGTACACGCGGTACAAGTTCTTCCGCGGGCACTTCGACCTCGCGACCTCGGTCGGGCTCGACATCCGCCGCGTCGAGACGCTCCCCCGCGGGTCGAGCGATCACCTGCCGATCCTCGTCGACGCCGACTACGCGGGCGCCGTGGTGCAGCCCGAGGACGTCGTCATCTGA
- a CDS encoding intradiol ring-cleavage dioxygenase: protein MATDPRWIDEHGNEIDEDHRGLVYDIRTLVDRRRALGIFGGIGATALLAACAGPDTSSTASATATDASTPSASATPSASASAAASGPVTEVPDETGGPYPGDGSNGVNVLDDSGIVRSDIRSSFGSSTTVAQGVPLTIALTVRDAATGSALVGAGVYLWHCDREGGYSLYSNGLANENYLRGVQETDATGTVRFTSIYPACYTGRWPHIHFEVYSDVANAVASGPIVKTSQIALPQEVNDLVYATSGYEQSVRNVAQVSLASDNVFGDDGGIHQIATMSGSVASGYTAALTIGV, encoded by the coding sequence ATGGCCACCGACCCCCGCTGGATCGACGAGCACGGCAACGAGATCGACGAGGACCACCGCGGACTCGTCTACGACATCCGCACGCTGGTCGACCGGCGCCGCGCCCTCGGCATCTTCGGCGGCATCGGCGCGACCGCGCTGCTCGCGGCGTGCGCCGGCCCGGACACCTCGTCGACCGCGAGCGCGACCGCCACGGACGCGAGCACGCCGAGCGCCTCGGCGACCCCCTCGGCCTCCGCGTCGGCCGCGGCATCCGGGCCCGTCACCGAGGTGCCCGACGAGACCGGCGGGCCCTACCCGGGCGACGGCTCGAACGGCGTCAACGTGCTCGACGACTCGGGCATCGTGCGCAGCGACATCCGCTCGAGCTTCGGCTCGTCGACCACGGTCGCCCAGGGCGTGCCGCTCACGATCGCGCTCACGGTGCGGGATGCCGCGACGGGCAGCGCGCTCGTCGGCGCCGGCGTGTACCTCTGGCACTGCGACCGCGAGGGCGGCTACTCGCTGTACTCGAACGGGCTCGCGAACGAGAACTACCTGCGCGGCGTGCAGGAGACCGACGCGACCGGCACCGTGCGATTCACGTCGATCTACCCGGCGTGCTACACGGGCCGCTGGCCGCACATCCACTTCGAGGTGTACTCGGATGTCGCGAACGCGGTCGCGTCGGGCCCGATCGTGAAGACCTCGCAGATCGCGCTGCCGCAGGAGGTCAACGACCTCGTCTACGCCACGTCGGGTTACGAGCAGAGCGTGCGGAACGTCGCGCAGGTGAGCCTCGCGAGCGACAACGTGTTCGGCGACGACGGCGGCATCCACCAGATCGCGACCATGTCGGGATCGGTGGCGAGCGGGTACACGGCGGCACTCACGATCGGCGTGTGA